One region of Chlamydiota bacterium genomic DNA includes:
- the hisC gene encoding histidinol-phosphate transaminase, producing the protein MKLMRNAVVGMRGYAPGEQPTEGGYLKLNTNENPYPPSPRVVEALAAEAGRLRLYPDPTASRLRARIASYCGVAPEEVLVGNGSDELLTIAVRTFADAGALVATPDPTYTLYRTLCEIQGARHVAVPYRDDYSLNPDLVPAKARLVFIANPNSPSGTLLPEETLAAVARSISGVLVVDEAYADFARTNAAGLLKSRRNVVILRTLSKSFSLAGLRVGYALADREIIAGFDKVKDSYNVGRLAIAGGLAAIEDAAWMRENVRRIVATRKRLAARLAALGFTVFPSEANFVLARISSYPARQIYEHLKKRRILVRYYDTPRLADCVRISVGTDEEIERLLEQIAEIIGWRAGEGGGRGGGR; encoded by the coding sequence ATGAAACTGATGCGGAACGCGGTCGTCGGGATGCGGGGCTACGCGCCGGGCGAGCAGCCGACCGAGGGCGGGTACCTCAAGCTCAACACCAACGAGAACCCGTACCCGCCCTCCCCGCGGGTGGTCGAGGCGCTCGCCGCCGAGGCCGGGCGGCTGCGGCTCTATCCCGACCCGACGGCGAGCCGGCTCCGGGCGCGGATCGCCTCCTACTGCGGCGTGGCGCCGGAGGAGGTGCTCGTGGGAAACGGCTCCGACGAGCTCTTGACGATCGCCGTCCGCACCTTCGCGGACGCCGGCGCCCTCGTCGCGACCCCCGACCCGACCTACACGCTCTACCGGACGCTCTGCGAGATCCAGGGGGCCCGCCACGTTGCCGTCCCGTACCGCGACGACTACTCCCTCAACCCCGATCTCGTCCCGGCGAAGGCGCGCCTCGTCTTCATCGCCAACCCGAACTCCCCCTCGGGGACGCTCCTGCCGGAGGAGACACTCGCGGCGGTGGCGAGGTCGATCTCGGGCGTTCTCGTCGTGGACGAGGCGTACGCGGACTTCGCGAGAACAAACGCCGCGGGGCTCCTCAAGAGCCGCAGGAACGTCGTCATCCTTCGCACGCTCTCCAAGTCGTTCTCGCTGGCCGGGCTGCGCGTCGGCTACGCGCTGGCGGACCGGGAGATCATCGCGGGGTTCGACAAGGTCAAGGACTCCTACAACGTGGGGCGGCTAGCGATCGCGGGCGGCCTCGCCGCGATCGAGGACGCCGCCTGGATGCGCGAAAACGTCCGCCGGATCGTCGCGACGCGGAAGCGGCTCGCGGCGCGGCTCGCGGCGCTCGGCTTCACCGTCTTCCCGTCGGAGGCGAACTTCGTCCTCGCGCGGATCTCCTCCTACCCCGCGCGGCAGATCTACGAGCATCTGAAGAAGCGGCGGATACTGGTGCGCTACTACGACACCCCGCGCCTGGCGGACTGTGTGAGGATCAGCGTCGGCACCGACGAGGAGATCGAGCGGCTCCTCGAACAGATCGCGGAGATCATCGGCTGGAGGGCGGGCGAGGGCGGCGGGCGGGGAGGGGGACGATGA
- the hisB gene encoding imidazoleglycerol-phosphate dehydratase HisB, translating into MRSRKAAVERKTRETEIRLRLDLDGAGRGRVRTGIGFLDHMLELLTAHAGMDLDLSARGDLCVDAHHTVEDVGICLGEGIRKALGRKEGIARYGSCLLPMDEALVSAALDVSGRPHLSYRVKVGRRKIDSFDTELVEEFFQALVNHAGLTLHVDLVRGRNAHHIVEAVFKGVARALKAAAARPGGANGVPSTKGTL; encoded by the coding sequence ATGAGATCGAGGAAGGCGGCGGTCGAGCGGAAGACGCGGGAGACGGAGATACGGCTGCGCCTCGACCTGGACGGCGCGGGCAGGGGGCGGGTGCGCACGGGGATCGGGTTCCTCGACCATATGCTGGAGCTGCTGACCGCGCACGCGGGGATGGACCTCGACCTCTCGGCCAGGGGCGACCTGTGCGTCGATGCGCACCACACCGTCGAGGACGTCGGCATCTGCCTCGGCGAGGGGATCAGGAAGGCGCTCGGGCGCAAGGAGGGGATCGCGCGCTACGGCTCCTGCCTCCTCCCGATGGACGAGGCGCTGGTCTCCGCGGCGCTCGACGTCAGCGGCCGGCCGCACCTCTCGTACCGGGTGAAGGTCGGGAGGAGGAAGATCGACTCGTTCGACACGGAACTCGTCGAGGAGTTTTTCCAGGCGCTGGTGAACCATGCGGGACTGACGCTGCACGTCGATCTCGTGCGCGGCAGGAACGCGCACCATATCGTCGAGGCGGTGTTCAAAGGCGTGGCGCGGGCGCTCAAGGCGGCCGCGGCGCGGCCGGGCGGGGCGAACGGCGTCCCGTCCACGAAGGGGACGCTGTAG